In the Actinomycetota bacterium genome, one interval contains:
- a CDS encoding GAF domain-containing protein codes for MPIVDPVIGPDDAVRDEGQLESYKRLADVYSHVLSDHDVESLLDRIADTLAELVPYDTFTIYAADDAQHTLTPVLARDDWADEILKSRTRFGLGLTGWAAEHRTPVLANDAHLDERVIVVPGTPLDPESMIVVPLLARDSVKGCLNIYRIGEEAKFSQEEFELAQRFAEAAALALDNAQIRNVLEQQAVTDGLTGLYNHRYFHERLRSELTRASRSRDSVALLMFDLDDFKRINDVHGHSVGDQVLLGLAEILRETVRGSDLPCRIGGEEFAVILPSCDSGDALGLASRLVTRVRAFDFQPVGDLTLSVGIAQGPEHAMNPRELVACADAAMLTAKSRGKNRIVLFDDEETQRPDATSVRQDVRSIAHLKMLQSLAGKLNRLNDVRQIGTTIANELRTLIDYHSCRVYLAEDDLLMPIAFRGEFDAYEGETLEALVTRVGEGITGRAAQTGRSLLIPNALECEFAVTVPGTDEIEESIVAVPLTYGARVIGVVLISKLGLNQFDDDDVRLLEVLAGHASVALENARLYQAQRREAENAKALLRFSDLMSKAASFHSIGNETVRMAAQLIDVEHASLWLQDERTGDFTCAAHTGYAGEAASEPIIRFRVSKESGERLIARSAPFTLTPEAQRAFWDPPAGAELRTNAIAPLHSGHGVSGWITVRYDGRTEFFTDDKLRLLAGLSYQSSVAMQKATLYKEQKESAELSNSLLEFSRELATAEGLDEVLSKVVRLSAQILGSPQTTIWLQETETGDVVPEAQWGFAEPQRSRMASLRVPRDLAEQALSRDEPFVLRPQEVEHLPGAADIVRETLFAIAPLQLDGRLGCVAAVAPALGEYRFSERKMRLLAGIAHQTKLAITNAVSFESLERTFFETVEALANALEAKDEYTSNHARSITDMALDVGAALGIEGIDLKRLELGALFHDIGKIGIPSKILAKPGPLDDHEWQVIRTHPELGERILEPIDRLAEVRTIVRHCHEHYDGSGYPDAIRGEEIPIESRIILVVDAFDAMTTDRPYRKALPIEEACRRMREAAGRQFDPEIVEAFLRTLGQPILLDPISA; via the coding sequence GTGCCGATCGTAGATCCGGTGATCGGTCCCGATGATGCGGTGCGGGACGAGGGGCAGCTCGAGTCGTACAAACGACTCGCGGACGTGTACAGCCACGTTCTGTCCGATCACGACGTGGAGTCTCTTCTCGACCGCATCGCGGACACGCTCGCGGAGCTGGTCCCGTACGACACCTTCACCATCTACGCGGCCGACGACGCGCAACACACCTTGACGCCGGTGTTGGCTCGCGACGACTGGGCCGATGAGATCCTGAAGAGCCGCACCCGGTTCGGCTTGGGCCTGACGGGGTGGGCAGCGGAGCATCGGACGCCCGTGCTTGCGAATGATGCTCACCTTGACGAGCGCGTGATCGTCGTCCCGGGCACACCGTTGGATCCGGAGTCGATGATCGTCGTGCCTCTGCTCGCCCGCGACAGCGTCAAGGGTTGTTTGAACATCTACCGGATCGGTGAAGAGGCGAAGTTCTCGCAGGAGGAATTCGAGCTGGCGCAGCGCTTCGCCGAGGCCGCTGCACTCGCGCTGGACAACGCGCAGATCCGCAACGTGCTCGAGCAGCAAGCGGTGACGGATGGCCTCACCGGGCTGTACAACCACCGCTACTTTCACGAGCGTCTGCGTTCCGAGCTCACCCGGGCCAGCCGTTCGCGCGACTCGGTCGCGCTGCTGATGTTCGACCTGGACGACTTCAAGCGCATCAACGACGTCCACGGTCACTCCGTCGGTGACCAGGTGCTTCTCGGGCTCGCCGAGATCCTCAGGGAGACCGTCCGTGGCTCCGACCTCCCGTGTCGGATCGGCGGCGAGGAGTTCGCCGTGATCCTCCCGTCCTGCGACTCGGGCGACGCACTCGGGCTCGCGAGCCGGTTGGTTACGCGCGTGCGCGCCTTCGACTTCCAGCCCGTCGGCGACCTCACGCTCTCGGTGGGTATAGCCCAAGGGCCCGAGCACGCGATGAACCCGCGCGAGTTGGTCGCGTGCGCAGACGCGGCGATGCTTACGGCGAAGTCCCGCGGCAAGAACCGGATCGTCCTCTTCGATGACGAGGAAACCCAGCGACCCGATGCGACCTCGGTCCGCCAGGACGTGCGCTCCATCGCGCACCTGAAGATGCTCCAAAGCCTGGCCGGGAAGCTCAACCGGCTGAATGACGTCCGTCAGATCGGGACCACGATCGCGAACGAGCTCAGGACGTTGATCGACTACCACAGCTGTCGCGTCTATCTCGCGGAAGACGACCTGCTGATGCCGATCGCGTTCCGTGGCGAGTTCGATGCCTACGAGGGGGAGACGCTGGAGGCACTCGTGACCCGCGTGGGTGAAGGGATCACGGGCCGGGCCGCTCAGACGGGGCGGTCGCTGCTCATACCCAACGCGCTGGAGTGCGAGTTCGCCGTAACGGTTCCGGGGACCGACGAGATCGAAGAGTCCATCGTGGCGGTCCCGCTCACCTATGGTGCGCGCGTTATCGGCGTCGTCCTCATCTCCAAGCTGGGCCTCAATCAGTTTGACGACGACGATGTCCGACTACTAGAGGTGCTCGCGGGACACGCATCCGTGGCTCTGGAGAACGCTCGCCTGTACCAGGCACAACGGCGTGAAGCCGAGAACGCGAAGGCGTTGCTCCGCTTCTCGGACCTGATGTCCAAGGCAGCCTCGTTCCACTCGATCGGCAACGAGACGGTCCGGATGGCTGCACAGCTGATCGACGTAGAGCACGCGTCGCTGTGGTTGCAGGACGAGAGGACGGGTGACTTCACCTGCGCCGCTCACACCGGATACGCCGGCGAGGCGGCATCCGAGCCCATCATCCGCTTCCGCGTCTCCAAAGAGAGTGGAGAGCGCCTGATCGCGCGTAGCGCTCCCTTCACGCTGACGCCGGAGGCGCAGCGCGCCTTCTGGGACCCACCTGCGGGAGCGGAGCTGCGGACGAACGCGATCGCTCCGCTTCACTCGGGGCATGGAGTGTCGGGTTGGATCACCGTCAGGTACGACGGCCGTACGGAGTTCTTCACGGACGACAAGCTGCGGCTCCTGGCGGGGCTCTCGTATCAGTCCTCCGTCGCGATGCAAAAGGCAACGCTCTACAAAGAACAGAAGGAGAGCGCGGAGCTGTCGAACTCCCTGCTGGAGTTCAGCCGCGAGCTCGCCACCGCGGAGGGGCTGGACGAGGTCCTGTCGAAGGTCGTGCGGTTGTCCGCTCAGATCCTCGGGTCGCCGCAAACCACCATCTGGCTGCAGGAGACCGAAACGGGAGACGTTGTTCCCGAGGCGCAGTGGGGCTTTGCGGAGCCGCAGCGCAGCCGGATGGCGTCGCTGCGGGTACCCAGGGACCTCGCCGAGCAGGCGTTGTCGCGCGATGAGCCGTTCGTTCTGCGTCCGCAAGAGGTCGAGCACCTCCCAGGCGCCGCAGACATCGTCCGCGAGACCTTGTTCGCGATCGCGCCCTTGCAGCTCGACGGGAGGCTCGGTTGTGTCGCTGCCGTTGCGCCGGCTCTGGGTGAGTACCGGTTCTCCGAGCGCAAGATGCGTCTGCTCGCCGGGATCGCTCATCAAACGAAGCTGGCGATCACGAACGCGGTCAGCTTCGAGAGCCTCGAGAGGACCTTCTTCGAGACGGTGGAGGCGCTGGCGAACGCGCTCGAGGCGAAGGACGAGTACACCTCCAACCACGCGCGGTCCATCACGGACATGGCGTTGGACGTGGGGGCCGCGCTGGGTATCGAGGGCATAGACCTGAAGCGCTTGGAGCTGGGTGCCCTCTTCCACGACATCGGCAAGATCGGCATCCCGTCAAAGATCCTGGCCAAGCCCGGCCCCCTCGACGACCATGAATGGCAGGTCATCAGGACGCACCCGGAGCTCGGGGAGCGCATCTTGGAGCCGATCGACCGGCTCGCCGAGGTGCGTACGATCGTCCGCCACTGTCACGAGCACTACGACGGCAGCGGCTATCCGGACGCGATCCGAGGCGAAGAGATCCCGATCGAGTCGCGCATCATCCTGGTCGTGGACGCTTTCGATGCGATGACGACGGACCGTCCTTACCGCAAGGCGCTTCCGATCGAGGAGGCCTGTCGCCGTATGCGCGAGGCCGCGGGACGGCAGTTCGACCCGGAGATCGTGGAGGCGTTCCTGCGAACACTCGGGCAGCCGATCTTGCTGGACCCGATCTCCGCCTAG
- a CDS encoding PPOX class F420-dependent oxidoreductase produces MDPKVEAFLNEHHDAVMTTTKRDGRPHVARISVGLVEGRLWSSGTQDRIRTKHLRRDPRCTLMVLDETNRYRWLALETTVDILDGPDAVDRNLALYRVLAGEPDDLQEYRDAMVRERRLIYQFNLDRSYGQF; encoded by the coding sequence TTGGATCCAAAGGTCGAGGCTTTCCTGAACGAGCACCACGACGCGGTCATGACGACGACGAAGCGGGACGGCCGCCCCCACGTAGCTCGGATCAGCGTCGGCCTCGTCGAGGGGAGGCTGTGGAGCTCGGGAACACAGGACCGGATCCGGACAAAGCACCTCAGAAGGGACCCGCGCTGCACGCTGATGGTGCTCGACGAGACCAACCGCTACCGGTGGCTTGCCCTCGAGACGACCGTCGACATCCTCGATGGGCCCGACGCCGTGGATCGCAACCTGGCGCTCTACCGGGTGCTCGCCGGCGAGCCGGATGACCTCCAGGAGTACCGCGACGCCATGGTGAGAGAAAGGCGCCTGATCTACCAGTTCAATCTCGATCGCTCGTACGGCCAGTTCTAG
- a CDS encoding aldehyde dehydrogenase family protein, protein MAAVEVLPEVTKFIEAPKMVIGGKSLDAESGEMFDVFNPATGQVFTQVPRGGVADVDAAVKAAREAHEDRRWSGLRPGKRTEILYKLGELVKRNISELAQLESLDSGKPVSVASGEMWSVGEVFRYYSGWPTKVFGETNPSGDNLFVYSLREPIGVCGGIIPWNFPMIMAAWKVAPALAFGNTIVLKPAEQTPLTAIRLGELCLEAGVPEGVVNVVTGFGHEAGQALAQHWDVDKIAFTGSTEVGRKILHASEGNLKRVTLELGGKSPNIVFSDANMKRAIKGSMNGVFLNSGQVCTAGTRILVEKSVHDDFVSSLLDSTAAMKLGDPLEEDTQMGPVVSQEQMERVTGYIEIGRSEGAEVAVGGARATELGDGYFVQPTVFTGVRNDMRIAQEEIFGPVAAVIEVADVDEAIAVANDTIYGLAAAVWTTDVTKAHKVARGIKAGTVWVNTAGNVEPSVSFGGYKQSGFGRELGKHSMETYTQTKSVWVNLK, encoded by the coding sequence ATGGCCGCAGTTGAGGTTCTGCCCGAGGTAACGAAGTTCATCGAGGCGCCGAAGATGGTGATCGGGGGAAAGAGCCTCGATGCGGAGTCGGGCGAGATGTTCGACGTCTTCAATCCCGCGACGGGACAGGTTTTCACGCAGGTGCCGCGCGGCGGCGTCGCGGACGTCGATGCCGCCGTGAAGGCCGCGCGCGAGGCGCACGAGGACCGGCGCTGGTCGGGGCTGCGACCGGGGAAGAGGACGGAGATCCTCTACAAGCTCGGCGAGCTGGTGAAGAGGAACATCTCAGAGCTTGCCCAGCTCGAGTCGCTGGACTCGGGCAAGCCCGTGTCGGTCGCATCGGGTGAGATGTGGAGCGTGGGTGAGGTCTTCCGCTACTACTCCGGCTGGCCTACGAAGGTGTTCGGCGAGACGAATCCGAGCGGTGACAACCTCTTCGTCTACTCGCTGCGCGAGCCGATCGGCGTCTGTGGCGGGATCATTCCCTGGAACTTCCCGATGATCATGGCGGCGTGGAAGGTCGCTCCCGCGCTTGCGTTCGGCAACACCATCGTCCTCAAGCCCGCGGAGCAGACGCCGCTGACCGCGATCCGCCTCGGCGAGCTGTGTCTGGAAGCCGGGGTGCCCGAAGGCGTCGTGAACGTCGTGACGGGGTTCGGCCACGAGGCCGGCCAAGCTCTCGCTCAACACTGGGACGTCGACAAGATCGCGTTCACCGGATCGACCGAGGTCGGGCGGAAGATCCTGCATGCCTCTGAGGGCAACCTCAAGCGAGTGACGTTGGAGCTTGGCGGGAAGTCGCCGAACATCGTCTTCTCGGACGCGAACATGAAGCGCGCGATCAAGGGATCGATGAACGGCGTCTTCCTCAACTCCGGCCAGGTCTGCACCGCGGGCACGCGGATCCTCGTCGAGAAGTCGGTCCACGACGACTTCGTGTCCTCGCTGCTGGATTCCACCGCCGCGATGAAGCTCGGCGACCCTCTGGAGGAGGACACGCAGATGGGACCCGTCGTCTCGCAGGAGCAAATGGAGCGGGTCACCGGATACATCGAGATCGGCCGCTCCGAGGGGGCCGAGGTCGCGGTCGGGGGAGCGCGAGCAACCGAGCTCGGCGACGGCTACTTCGTGCAGCCGACGGTCTTCACCGGCGTGCGCAACGACATGCGGATCGCGCAAGAGGAGATCTTCGGCCCGGTCGCCGCCGTGATCGAGGTTGCCGACGTGGACGAGGCGATCGCAGTCGCCAACGACACGATCTACGGACTCGCCGCAGCGGTGTGGACCACCGACGTGACGAAGGCGCACAAGGTCGCTCGCGGGATCAAGGCAGGGACCGTGTGGGTGAACACCGCCGGCAACGTCGAGCCAAGCGTGTCCTTCGGCGGCTACAAGCAGTCGGGGTTCGGTCGCGAGCTCGGCAAGCACTCGATGGAGACCTACACCCAGACCAAGTCCGTCTGGGTCAACCTCAAGTAG
- a CDS encoding prephenate dehydratase, with amino-acid sequence MQTNLVAYQGEAGAYSEQAAIAVFPAAELRPLSSIRKVFEAVEVGLVDAGLVPMDNSQAGSINETYDLFLKHGLHLVAETVVRVDHCLLALPGAQLDDLSEVISHPQAIAQSEEFLNSLSVSIRAEYDTAGAAKRIFEDKLEGVAAIASRRAAELYGLEVLAERIQTYPDNYTRFGALSRSPDPLGDPNKSSLVFGVGHVAGSLYRCIGAFAERHLSLSKLESRPRAGRPWEYVFYADVDAPAAAPAMVEALAEVSEHATFTRLLGSYSSGLVR; translated from the coding sequence ATGCAGACGAACCTCGTCGCCTACCAGGGCGAAGCGGGTGCCTACTCGGAACAGGCCGCGATCGCGGTGTTTCCCGCCGCCGAGCTACGGCCCCTGTCATCGATCCGGAAGGTGTTCGAGGCGGTGGAGGTTGGCCTCGTCGACGCGGGGCTGGTCCCGATGGACAACAGCCAGGCGGGCAGCATCAACGAGACCTACGACCTCTTCCTCAAGCACGGGCTGCACCTCGTAGCCGAGACCGTCGTCCGGGTTGACCACTGTTTGCTCGCGCTGCCGGGCGCGCAGTTGGACGACCTGAGCGAGGTCATCTCGCATCCTCAGGCGATCGCTCAGAGCGAGGAATTCCTGAACTCGCTGTCGGTCTCGATCAGGGCGGAGTACGACACGGCGGGAGCGGCCAAGCGGATCTTCGAAGACAAGCTCGAGGGCGTCGCCGCTATCGCCAGCAGGCGCGCGGCCGAGCTCTACGGCCTCGAGGTCCTCGCAGAGAGGATCCAGACCTATCCCGACAACTACACGCGCTTCGGCGCTCTGTCGCGGAGTCCGGACCCTCTTGGCGATCCCAATAAGTCGTCGCTCGTCTTCGGGGTGGGCCACGTTGCAGGCTCTCTCTACCGCTGCATCGGCGCGTTCGCGGAGCGCCACCTCAGCCTGTCGAAGCTCGAGAGCCGCCCCCGGGCAGGCCGGCCCTGGGAGTACGTCTTCTACGCGGACGTGGACGCCCCGGCGGCAGCGCCCGCGATGGTCGAGGCTCTGGCCGAGGTCAGCGAGCACGCGACCTTCACGAGGCTCCTGGGCAGCTACTCGTCGGGCCTCGTCCGCTAG
- a CDS encoding CoA-binding protein, whose amino-acid sequence MHSETDDAVEKILGYAKRIAVVGASDDPWRASYGVVATLIDHGYEVIPVNPGFEEVLGLRSYPTLADVPGDIDVVDVFRRQEHLPGVAREAADVGARALWLQVGLRSPEARRTAEAAGMDYVEDVCLKVEVATRDRIIELPTDVTK is encoded by the coding sequence GTGCACAGCGAAACAGATGACGCGGTCGAGAAGATCCTCGGTTACGCGAAGAGGATCGCGGTCGTCGGCGCATCCGACGACCCCTGGCGGGCCAGCTACGGCGTGGTTGCGACGCTGATCGATCACGGCTACGAGGTGATCCCCGTAAACCCCGGCTTCGAAGAGGTCTTAGGTCTCCGCTCCTATCCCACGCTCGCCGACGTGCCAGGCGATATCGACGTCGTCGACGTCTTCCGGCGGCAAGAGCATCTGCCGGGCGTCGCTCGGGAGGCGGCAGACGTAGGCGCACGTGCGCTGTGGTTGCAGGTGGGCCTTCGCTCGCCAGAGGCTCGGCGGACCGCGGAAGCGGCGGGCATGGACTACGTCGAAGACGTCTGTCTAAAGGTCGAGGTCGCCACGCGCGACCGGATCATCGAGCTGCCGACCGACGTCACCAAGTAG
- a CDS encoding AarF/ABC1/UbiB kinase family protein, with the protein MADKDKAPIPTGWAQRGAKLAGQTGKSAVRFLGTRARSFAAPSRAGEFLDGFHQQTAHQLVEMLGEMKGAAMKLGQLASFYEFSAPGDYLSTYRDALTMLQNSAPPMDPEASKAVIKEEFGRPVEDVFATFEDEAIAAASIGQVHRATLHTGEKVAVKVQYPGVDQAVRADIKNVNAMTKLAVAIAPNLDPKEVANEVKERVLEELDYRREATNQQKFADLFDGHPFIVVPKVYMEYSRTRVITQEFIQGKPFTSAFEWSQEKKDDLAEILFRFFYGCLNRFLIFSADPHPGNYLLLPKGKVAFLDYGLVRAIDPGTLKLLLELMQGLIHDDRERGREAMEGLGILNRRTPEVDAIWHHLLTINEPMLEDRPFKIDPPLVQGIAAAGFDPRSPAFQTLRKVGIPGVMVTFNRMSFGVASLTARLEGTANWQAIAREMWFGEGSQTRLGKKEQAWLKEAHPEFVPPLTNG; encoded by the coding sequence ATGGCGGATAAAGACAAGGCTCCGATCCCGACGGGGTGGGCGCAGCGGGGGGCGAAGCTCGCGGGTCAAACCGGTAAGTCCGCCGTTCGGTTCCTCGGCACCCGCGCCAGGTCGTTCGCGGCGCCCTCGCGAGCGGGTGAGTTCCTCGACGGGTTCCACCAGCAGACCGCTCACCAGCTCGTCGAGATGCTGGGCGAGATGAAGGGCGCGGCTATGAAGTTGGGCCAGCTCGCCTCGTTCTACGAGTTCTCCGCGCCGGGCGACTACCTCTCGACCTACCGCGACGCCCTCACGATGCTCCAGAACTCGGCCCCCCCGATGGACCCGGAGGCGTCGAAGGCCGTCATCAAAGAGGAGTTCGGACGTCCCGTCGAGGACGTGTTCGCCACCTTCGAGGACGAAGCCATCGCGGCAGCTTCGATCGGCCAGGTGCACCGAGCGACGCTGCACACCGGCGAGAAGGTCGCCGTGAAGGTGCAGTACCCGGGGGTCGACCAGGCCGTGCGCGCCGATATCAAGAACGTCAACGCGATGACGAAGTTGGCCGTCGCGATCGCCCCGAACCTGGACCCGAAAGAGGTGGCGAACGAGGTCAAAGAGCGCGTGCTCGAAGAGCTCGACTATCGCCGGGAGGCGACGAACCAGCAGAAGTTCGCGGACCTGTTCGACGGTCACCCCTTCATCGTCGTGCCGAAGGTCTACATGGAGTACTCGCGCACGCGTGTGATCACTCAGGAGTTCATCCAGGGCAAGCCGTTCACCAGCGCGTTCGAGTGGTCGCAGGAGAAGAAGGATGATCTCGCGGAGATCCTCTTCCGCTTCTTCTACGGCTGCCTCAACCGGTTCCTGATCTTCTCGGCCGACCCTCATCCGGGCAACTACCTGCTGTTGCCGAAGGGCAAGGTTGCGTTCCTTGACTACGGGCTCGTGCGAGCTATCGACCCCGGGACGCTGAAGCTGCTGTTGGAGCTGATGCAGGGCCTCATCCACGACGACCGCGAGCGCGGTCGGGAGGCGATGGAGGGCCTCGGGATCCTGAACCGCCGGACTCCCGAGGTCGACGCGATCTGGCACCACCTCCTCACGATCAACGAGCCGATGTTGGAGGACCGCCCGTTCAAGATCGACCCACCACTGGTGCAAGGGATCGCCGCCGCCGGCTTCGACCCGCGCTCGCCCGCGTTCCAGACCTTGCGAAAGGTCGGGATCCCCGGCGTCATGGTCACCTTCAACAGGATGTCGTTCGGGGTCGCCTCACTTACGGCCCGTCTCGAGGGAACCGCCAACTGGCAGGCGATCGCGCGCGAGATGTGGTTCGGAGAAGGCTCACAAACACGGCTCGGAAAGAAGGAACAAGCGTGGCTGAAGGAGGCGCATCCAGAGTTCGTCCCGCCGTTGACGAACGGCTGA
- a CDS encoding M20/M25/M40 family metallo-hydrolase — MNATRTAPAALAIALLVSACAVENQVVGAPDPVRERPAASAAPVVAATAADGHGLDTFSKANAMEHVRKVASDIGVRVRATRGELRASRYIAEQFRLLGYNVSIQKFEVDDGTSRNVVASWPGSRRYGFVMGGHMDTVPRSPGANDNASGVAVLLELARIVAGKDPSRSVRFVAFGSEEYGSNGAHHVGSQVYVNRLGDEGRRRLGGMISVDMVADGRPLLVGNSGIADDVVARTVYRRLREGGFAVRYHTLCDCSDHGPFEHAGIPASFAYSGPEPNYHEPSDTVSNMDPDDLLRTGRALRVFVKAIDREMLERFRRH; from the coding sequence GTGAACGCGACCCGTACGGCGCCGGCGGCACTTGCGATCGCGCTGCTGGTGAGTGCCTGCGCCGTCGAGAACCAGGTGGTCGGCGCGCCGGATCCGGTTCGGGAAAGGCCGGCCGCGAGCGCGGCCCCCGTAGTCGCCGCCACTGCTGCCGACGGTCACGGGCTCGATACGTTCTCTAAAGCCAATGCGATGGAGCACGTGCGCAAGGTCGCGTCCGACATCGGCGTGCGTGTGCGGGCGACGCGCGGCGAGCTGCGCGCCTCGCGCTACATAGCCGAGCAGTTCCGGCTCCTCGGCTACAACGTGTCGATACAGAAGTTCGAGGTCGACGACGGAACCTCTCGGAACGTCGTCGCCTCGTGGCCGGGCTCGCGGCGCTACGGCTTCGTCATGGGCGGCCATATGGACACGGTCCCCCGCTCGCCGGGCGCGAACGACAACGCATCTGGTGTGGCGGTGCTGCTCGAGCTGGCCCGCATCGTCGCCGGCAAAGACCCCTCCCGGTCCGTGCGCTTCGTCGCCTTCGGCTCCGAGGAGTACGGCTCCAACGGCGCCCACCACGTCGGGTCGCAGGTCTACGTGAACCGGCTGGGCGACGAGGGCCGGAGACGCCTCGGCGGGATGATCTCGGTCGACATGGTCGCCGACGGCAGGCCGCTGCTCGTAGGCAACTCCGGTATCGCCGACGACGTCGTGGCGCGCACCGTCTATCGCCGCCTCAGGGAGGGGGGCTTCGCCGTGCGCTACCACACGCTCTGCGATTGCTCGGATCACGGCCCCTTCGAGCACGCGGGGATCCCTGCGTCGTTCGCCTACAGCGGACCGGAGCCCAACTACCACGAGCCCTCGGACACCGTCTCGAACATGGACCCGGACGACCTGCTGCGGACGGGCCGTGCCCTGAGGGTCTTCGTCAAGGCGATCGACCGCGAGATGCTCGAGCGCTTCCGCCGCCACTAG
- a CDS encoding LysM peptidoglycan-binding domain-containing protein: MATATAEVDGHRMTGTMKTAPARDEDAWDEPQDDGPRTNVVWGRVLVFSSLLVVSFVLGRVTAGGGPSESDLQALRAELREVTAENEELENELATTALLEETQTPAPEPKDDEAAASGGGDEDDATDPVGEDEGLRYKVQRGDTLRAIARTFCGDPELAGAIAAKNNINDPKSLTAGQLLTLPAECAG; this comes from the coding sequence GTGGCGACAGCTACCGCGGAGGTGGATGGGCACCGCATGACCGGAACGATGAAGACGGCCCCGGCCCGGGACGAGGACGCCTGGGACGAACCCCAGGACGACGGCCCCCGCACGAACGTGGTGTGGGGACGGGTGCTCGTGTTCAGCTCGCTGCTGGTGGTCTCCTTCGTCTTGGGCCGAGTGACGGCCGGTGGCGGTCCTTCCGAGAGCGACCTGCAGGCGCTGAGAGCAGAGCTTCGGGAGGTCACGGCGGAGAACGAGGAGCTAGAGAACGAGCTCGCGACAACAGCCTTGCTGGAGGAGACCCAGACCCCCGCTCCGGAACCGAAGGATGACGAAGCGGCGGCTTCCGGCGGCGGAGACGAAGACGACGCGACCGATCCCGTTGGCGAGGATGAGGGACTGAGGTACAAGGTCCAGCGGGGAGACACCTTGCGCGCTATCGCCCGGACCTTCTGCGGCGACCCAGAGCTCGCCGGCGCGATCGCAGCCAAGAACAACATCAACGACCCGAAGTCGTTGACCGCCGGTCAGCTGCTGACGCTGCCGGCGGAATGCGCCGGCTAA